In the genome of Lacerta agilis isolate rLacAgi1 chromosome 2, rLacAgi1.pri, whole genome shotgun sequence, one region contains:
- the LOC117041283 gene encoding tripartite motif-containing protein 29-like isoform X2, which translates to MIPCDFCLGIPHSAEKKCLTCEASLCRDHLRKHNSKATQKDHALVALGTAGTQEEKKCPEHAMLLECFCQDDLACVCKACSTTGSHSSHSVVALKDEYDKQMAILSRIMKSMQEYKTATKKTLLQLQESEDQIKNNKKMLTDQLSRIFQEIKSQVDQKEKQILGDIQSNEKKQLADMAALKKQVADKRDMAAQGLRELQALTEKTDACIFLKDFQLAQERIKKQNFSNDSVEVLTVHLDQSDIQDVRSHTTMYISNLDALMQVVHGQSQLLSSLLMM; encoded by the exons ATGATTCCCTGCGATTTCTGCCTAGGGATACCTCACTCAGCAGAGAAGAAGTGTCTGACCTGTGAGGCGTCCCTGTGCAGGGACCACCTGAGGAAACACAATTCAAAGGCCACCCAGAAGGACCATGCCTTGGTGGCTCTTGGGACCGCTGGGACCCAGGAGGAGAAGAAATGCCCAGAACATGCCATGCTGCTGGAATGCTTCTGTCAAGACGACTTGGCGTGTGTTTGCAAGGCCTGCTCCACCACTGGCTCCCACAGCAGCCACAGCGTCGTCGCCCTGAAGGACGAGTACGACAAGCAGATG GCAATTCTCTCGCGGATTATGAAATCAATGCAGGAATACAAAACTGCCACAAAAAAGACACTCTTACAGCTTCAGGAAAGtgaggatcagataaag aacaataaaaaaatgttGACAGATCAGCTCTCCAGAATCTTCCAAGAGATCAAGTCTCAGGTAGATCAGAAGGAGAAGCAGATCCTAGGTGACATCCAGTCCAATGAGAaaaagcagctggctgacatggcTGCTCTGAAGAAGCAAGTGGCAGACAAGAGGGACATGGCTGCCCAGGGCCTTCGGGAGCTACAAGCACTAACAGAGAAAACAGATGCTTGCATCTTCCTCAAG GATTTTCAGCTGGCCCAAGAGAG GATTAAGAAACAGAATTTCAGCAATGACAGTGTGGAAGTGCTGACAGTGCATCTGGATCAGTCAGACATTCAGGATGTCAGAAGTCACACAACCATGTATATCTCCAACCTAGACGCCCTGATGCAAGTAGTACATG
- the PPARGC1B gene encoding peroxisome proliferator-activated receptor gamma coactivator 1-beta isoform X1 has protein sequence MAEPGPDCSALLDEELSSFVFNYLTDSQYEVSGEEHLYSDFPEIDLSQLDAGDFDSASCFNELQWCCDHSETESSQYSTDDSELFQIIDSENEALLAALTETLDDIQGDDMGLAAFRPMDEGDMPNSGCTSLTPSPKPAAPIPRGPPLAPEVDELSLLKKLLLSPSNVPPSYEVQREGSTWRQGTPKSRPQRPCTKVDSVRDRKPSFLQAQSRSCTELHKHLTSITAHCPHTKDNWPLDECHSGGTELQRYCAHHGEDSDSGEELLPCGNMAVTPPSSSEEGAGEKELHATVELIRYMHTYCLPPRKLPPTDLADVRHQHFHSPSKRAKPDCPLQRPPLCSKDSCPPSSWHLSAGGKQPRAPAASFSILKELLARDLPCDVSKPYRLAKPAYASLTRLQPPKAPGAPPPEAAGGSTEACKSAGRMPPEVKTEPRQGPKAEPEVKEETSSPAEEEEDCAKRAQLAFGKAGRKQESFIYAVRRSKRLNPELSLWLSFLDDSPPDPATPPQNKAASPELSLCSSALQNFDREAPAAEVEVSGAGEAEDRYRSLPMELQTPSPESSGESEACEISESQCCALFHPTGTLKAPRCLSLPLATTEPTFGKRNFEQVLTVELCGTAGLTPPTTPPYKPSEEDLYKPDIHQRPAKETAIVTNSEPQPMIGDRATFRKQQKKHPVRTELYAHLSRSAPHLPHPEPHGVLKRPFSRSFGDHDYCQVLKPEASLQRKVLKSWEPLSHVENKHKRRAPDVHYQHASQEGVNGTPVKEESQQLRDQEIRASLTKHFGLLDSALDAGEAAFCKTPEYDTVFEDSCSEIGSPLEEEEEEEEEEEECCTSPLESKMCPYKNPLSRASLHYCSRSRSDSESSCCRSRSPASRYENDKQCQDGTVGQMEKRREKAIGEGRVVYIRNLASSMSSTELKKRFEVFGEIVECCVLTRNKRGDKYGFITYRCSEHAALSLKNGASLRKRNEPLFQLSYGGFGHFFWTRYTDLDSNTEESSPALIKSKYETMDFDSLLQEAQESLHR, from the exons TATGAAGTGTCTGGTGAGGAACACCTCTACTCTGATTTCCCAGAGATTGATTTGTCCCAGTTGGATGCCGGTGACTTTGACTCAGCCAGTTGCTTCAATGAGCTGCAGTGGTGTTGCGATCACTCTGAAACAGAGTCCAGCCAGTACAGTACAGATGACTCCGAGCTTTTTCAG ATTATTGACAGCGAGAATGAAGCGCTGCTGGCGGCTCTCACCGAGACACTGGATGACATCCAGGGAGACGACATGGGCCTGGCCGCCTTCAGACCTATGGACGAGGGGGACATGCCCAACAGCGGCTGCACGTCACTCACCCCCTCTCCCAAACCTGCCGCCCCTATCCCGAGGGGGCCTCCTCTGGCCCCAGAGGTTGATGAGCTGTCTCTA CTGAAGAAGTTGCTCCTTTCTCCGTCCAATGTGCCTCCAAGCTATGAGGTTCAGAGAGAGGGGAGCACATGGCGTCAAGGAACTCCCAAATCCAGACCCCAGCGACCCTGTACAAAG GTGGACAGTGTCCGAGACCGAAAGCCAAGTTTTCTGCAGGCTCAGAGCCGGAGCTGTACTGAGCTTCATAAGCACCTCACCTCCATCACTGCCCACTGCCCGCACACAAAGGACAACTGGCCACTGGACGAGTGCCACAGTGGCGGCACGGAGCTCCAGAGATATTGCGCCCACCATGGAGAGGACAGCGACTCCGGTGAAGAGTTGCTGCCCTGTGGCAACATGGCAGTgactcctccttcttcctccgaGGAAGGCGCTGGAGAGAAGGAGCTGCACGCTACTGTGGAGCTCATCCGCTACATGCACACTTACTGCCTTCCCCCCAGAAAGCTGCCCCCCACAGATCTTGCCGATGTGAGACACCAGCATTTCCACAGCCCCTCCAAAAGGGCCAAGCCGGATTGCCCCCTGCAGCGGCCTCCGCTCTGCAGCAAGGACAGTTGCCCGCCCAGCTCTTGGCACCTCTCAGCGGGCGGCAAGCAGCCCAGAGCTCCCGCAGCCAGTTTCTCCATCCTGAAGGAGCTGCTTGCCAGGGACCTCCCGTGTGATGTGAGCAAGCCATACCGGTTGGCCAAGCCTGCATATGCCTCCTTGACCAGGTTGCAGCCACCCAAGGCTCCGGGAGCTCCGCCGCCCGAGGCTGCTGGGGGATCCACGGAGGCGTGCAAGTCCGCAGGCAGAATGCCACCAGAAGTGAAAACAGAGCCCAGGCAGGGCCCCAAAGCGGAGCCTGAGGTGAAGGAAGAGACCAGCAGCcctgcggaggaggaggaggactgtgcAAAGCGGGCCCAGCTGGCCTTTGGGAAGGCAGGCCGCAAGCAGGAGAGCTTTATTTATGCCGTGCGGCGCTCCAAAAGACTCAACCCCGAGCTCAGTCTCTGGCTTTCGTTCCTTGACGATTCTCCCCCTGATCCAGCCACACCCCCTCAAAACAAAGCGGCCTCCCCAGAACTGTCCCTGTGCTCCTCCGCTCTGCAGAACTTTGACAGGGAAGCACCAGCAGCAGAGGTCGAAGTGAGCGGTGCAGGAGAGGCGGAGGACAGGTATCGGAGTCTCCCGATGGAGCTGCAAACCCCCTCACCAGAGAGCTCCGGGGAGAGCGAAGCCTGTGAGATAAGCGAGAGCCAGTGCTGCGCCCTTTTTCATCCGACAGGTACCCTAA aagCACCAAGGTGTTTGTCGCTGCCCTTGGCAACAAC AGAACCAACATTTGGAAAGCGCAATTTCGAGCAAGTTCTGACTGTAGAGCTGTGTGGCACCGCAG GTCTCACACCACCAACTACTCCACCATACAAGCCTTCAGAGGAGGACCTGTATAAGCCAGACATTCACCAGAGGCCAGCCAAGGAGACTGCCATCGTCACCAACTCTGAGCCACAGCCAATGATAGGGGACAGGGCAACCTTCAGGAAGCAACAGAAGAAGCACCCAGTGCGGACAGAGTTGTATGCACACCTGAGTCGGTCcgccccccacctgccccaccccGAGCCACATGGGGTGCTGAAGCGCCCTTTCTCACGCTCTTTCGGTGACCACGACTATTGCCAGGTCTTGAAGCCCGAGGCCTCGCTCCAGAGGAAGGTGCTGAAATCCTGGGAGCCCCTGAGCCACGTGGAAAACAAACACAAGCGGAGAGCCCCTGACGTGCACTACCAGCACGCGAGTCAGGAGGGCGTCAACGGGACCCCAGTGAAGGAGGAAAGCCAGCAGCTGAGGGACCAGGAGATCAGGGCCAGCTTGACAAAACACTTTGGCCTCTTGGACAGTGCCCTCGATGCCGGGGAGGCGGCCTTCTGCAAGACGCCTGAATATGACACCGTCTTTGAGGACAGCTGCAGTGAGATTGGTTCCccgctggaggaagaggaggaggaagaggaggaggaggaagagtgctGCACAAGTCCATTGGAATCCAAGATGTGCCCCTACAAGAACCCTCTTTCCAGGGCCAGTTTGCACTATTGTTCCCGAAGCAGGTCTGATTCTGAGTCTTCATGCTGCAGGTCCAGGTCTCCAGCAAGCAG ATACGAAAATGACAAGCAGTGTCAAGATGGAACTGTGGGACAGatggagaagaggagagaaaaagcCATT GGAGAAGGCCGTGTAGTGTACATCAGAAACCTTGCCAGCAGTAtgagctccactgaactgaagAAGCGCTTTGAGGTGTTCGGAGAGATTGTTGAGTGTTGCGTTTTGACCAGGAATAAAAG GGGAGATAAATATGGCTTCATCACGTATCGGTGTTCAGAACATGCCGCCTTATCCTTGAAGAACGGTGCCTCACTAAGGAAAAGAAATGAGCCCTTGTTCCAGCTGAGCTACGGTGGCTTTGGGCACTTCTTCTGGACCAGATACACCGACTTGG ATTCCAACACAGAAGAGTCCTCCCCAGCTCTGATAAAAAGCAAATATGAGACCATGGATTTCGACAGCCTGCTGCAGGAGGCCCAGGAAAGCCTACATCGGTAA
- the PPARGC1B gene encoding peroxisome proliferator-activated receptor gamma coactivator 1-beta isoform X2 yields MAEPGPDCSALLDEELSSFVFNYLTDSQYEVSGEEHLYSDFPEIDLSQLDAGDFDSASCFNELQWCCDHSETESSQYSTDDSELFQIIDSENEALLAALTETLDDIQGDDMGLAAFRPMDEGDMPNSGCTSLTPSPKPAAPIPRGPPLAPEVDELSLLKKLLLSPSNVPPSYEVQREGSTWRQGTPKSRPQRPCTKVDSVRDRKPSFLQAQSRSCTELHKHLTSITAHCPHTKDNWPLDECHSGGTELQRYCAHHGEDSDSGEELLPCGNMAVTPPSSSEEGAGEKELHATVELIRYMHTYCLPPRKLPPTDLADVRHQHFHSPSKRAKPDCPLQRPPLCSKDSCPPSSWHLSAGGKQPRAPAASFSILKELLARDLPCDVSKPYRLAKPAYASLTRLQPPKAPGAPPPEAAGGSTEACKSAGRMPPEVKTEPRQGPKAEPEVKEETSSPAEEEEDCAKRAQLAFGKAGRKQESFIYAVRRSKRLNPELSLWLSFLDDSPPDPATPPQNKAASPELSLCSSALQNFDREAPAAEVEVSGAGEAEDRYRSLPMELQTPSPESSGESEACEISESQCCALFHPTGTLKAPRCLSLPLATTEPTFGKRNFEQVLTVELCGTAGLTPPTTPPYKPSEEDLYKPDIHQRPAKETAIVTNSEPQPMIGDRATFRKQQKKHPVRTELYAHLSRSAPHLPHPEPHGVLKRPFSRSFGDHDYCQVLKPEASLQRKVLKSWEPLSHVENKHKRRAPDVHYQHASQEGVNGTPVKEESQQLRDQEIRASLTKHFGLLDSALDAGEAAFCKTPEYDTVFEDSCSEIGSPLEEEEEEEEEEEECCTSPLESKMCPYKNPLSRASLHYCSRSRSDSESSCCRSRSPASRYENDKQCQDGTVGQMEKRREKAIGEGRVVYIRNLASSMSSTELKKRFEVFGEIVECCVLTRNKRWVKAMLPPNAFSSVISWDCCPLKSFLF; encoded by the exons TATGAAGTGTCTGGTGAGGAACACCTCTACTCTGATTTCCCAGAGATTGATTTGTCCCAGTTGGATGCCGGTGACTTTGACTCAGCCAGTTGCTTCAATGAGCTGCAGTGGTGTTGCGATCACTCTGAAACAGAGTCCAGCCAGTACAGTACAGATGACTCCGAGCTTTTTCAG ATTATTGACAGCGAGAATGAAGCGCTGCTGGCGGCTCTCACCGAGACACTGGATGACATCCAGGGAGACGACATGGGCCTGGCCGCCTTCAGACCTATGGACGAGGGGGACATGCCCAACAGCGGCTGCACGTCACTCACCCCCTCTCCCAAACCTGCCGCCCCTATCCCGAGGGGGCCTCCTCTGGCCCCAGAGGTTGATGAGCTGTCTCTA CTGAAGAAGTTGCTCCTTTCTCCGTCCAATGTGCCTCCAAGCTATGAGGTTCAGAGAGAGGGGAGCACATGGCGTCAAGGAACTCCCAAATCCAGACCCCAGCGACCCTGTACAAAG GTGGACAGTGTCCGAGACCGAAAGCCAAGTTTTCTGCAGGCTCAGAGCCGGAGCTGTACTGAGCTTCATAAGCACCTCACCTCCATCACTGCCCACTGCCCGCACACAAAGGACAACTGGCCACTGGACGAGTGCCACAGTGGCGGCACGGAGCTCCAGAGATATTGCGCCCACCATGGAGAGGACAGCGACTCCGGTGAAGAGTTGCTGCCCTGTGGCAACATGGCAGTgactcctccttcttcctccgaGGAAGGCGCTGGAGAGAAGGAGCTGCACGCTACTGTGGAGCTCATCCGCTACATGCACACTTACTGCCTTCCCCCCAGAAAGCTGCCCCCCACAGATCTTGCCGATGTGAGACACCAGCATTTCCACAGCCCCTCCAAAAGGGCCAAGCCGGATTGCCCCCTGCAGCGGCCTCCGCTCTGCAGCAAGGACAGTTGCCCGCCCAGCTCTTGGCACCTCTCAGCGGGCGGCAAGCAGCCCAGAGCTCCCGCAGCCAGTTTCTCCATCCTGAAGGAGCTGCTTGCCAGGGACCTCCCGTGTGATGTGAGCAAGCCATACCGGTTGGCCAAGCCTGCATATGCCTCCTTGACCAGGTTGCAGCCACCCAAGGCTCCGGGAGCTCCGCCGCCCGAGGCTGCTGGGGGATCCACGGAGGCGTGCAAGTCCGCAGGCAGAATGCCACCAGAAGTGAAAACAGAGCCCAGGCAGGGCCCCAAAGCGGAGCCTGAGGTGAAGGAAGAGACCAGCAGCcctgcggaggaggaggaggactgtgcAAAGCGGGCCCAGCTGGCCTTTGGGAAGGCAGGCCGCAAGCAGGAGAGCTTTATTTATGCCGTGCGGCGCTCCAAAAGACTCAACCCCGAGCTCAGTCTCTGGCTTTCGTTCCTTGACGATTCTCCCCCTGATCCAGCCACACCCCCTCAAAACAAAGCGGCCTCCCCAGAACTGTCCCTGTGCTCCTCCGCTCTGCAGAACTTTGACAGGGAAGCACCAGCAGCAGAGGTCGAAGTGAGCGGTGCAGGAGAGGCGGAGGACAGGTATCGGAGTCTCCCGATGGAGCTGCAAACCCCCTCACCAGAGAGCTCCGGGGAGAGCGAAGCCTGTGAGATAAGCGAGAGCCAGTGCTGCGCCCTTTTTCATCCGACAGGTACCCTAA aagCACCAAGGTGTTTGTCGCTGCCCTTGGCAACAAC AGAACCAACATTTGGAAAGCGCAATTTCGAGCAAGTTCTGACTGTAGAGCTGTGTGGCACCGCAG GTCTCACACCACCAACTACTCCACCATACAAGCCTTCAGAGGAGGACCTGTATAAGCCAGACATTCACCAGAGGCCAGCCAAGGAGACTGCCATCGTCACCAACTCTGAGCCACAGCCAATGATAGGGGACAGGGCAACCTTCAGGAAGCAACAGAAGAAGCACCCAGTGCGGACAGAGTTGTATGCACACCTGAGTCGGTCcgccccccacctgccccaccccGAGCCACATGGGGTGCTGAAGCGCCCTTTCTCACGCTCTTTCGGTGACCACGACTATTGCCAGGTCTTGAAGCCCGAGGCCTCGCTCCAGAGGAAGGTGCTGAAATCCTGGGAGCCCCTGAGCCACGTGGAAAACAAACACAAGCGGAGAGCCCCTGACGTGCACTACCAGCACGCGAGTCAGGAGGGCGTCAACGGGACCCCAGTGAAGGAGGAAAGCCAGCAGCTGAGGGACCAGGAGATCAGGGCCAGCTTGACAAAACACTTTGGCCTCTTGGACAGTGCCCTCGATGCCGGGGAGGCGGCCTTCTGCAAGACGCCTGAATATGACACCGTCTTTGAGGACAGCTGCAGTGAGATTGGTTCCccgctggaggaagaggaggaggaagaggaggaggaggaagagtgctGCACAAGTCCATTGGAATCCAAGATGTGCCCCTACAAGAACCCTCTTTCCAGGGCCAGTTTGCACTATTGTTCCCGAAGCAGGTCTGATTCTGAGTCTTCATGCTGCAGGTCCAGGTCTCCAGCAAGCAG ATACGAAAATGACAAGCAGTGTCAAGATGGAACTGTGGGACAGatggagaagaggagagaaaaagcCATT GGAGAAGGCCGTGTAGTGTACATCAGAAACCTTGCCAGCAGTAtgagctccactgaactgaagAAGCGCTTTGAGGTGTTCGGAGAGATTGTTGAGTGTTGCGTTTTGACCAGGAATAAAAGGTGGGTCAAAGCTATGCTTCCCCCT AATGCTTTCTCCAGTGTTATTTCATGGGACTGTTGCCCTTTGAAATCCTTTTTGTTCTAG